CGGGCGCTCACGCGCAATTCCAAGCTGGTCTATCTCTGCGACCCCGTGATCGGCGACGATGGCCGCGTCTATGTCGCCGACGGCATTCTGGACGTGGTGCGGCACCGGCTGCTGCCGGCCGCGAAGACCACCACGCCGAACCAGTTCGAGCTCGAGCTGCTGTCGGGCATCAAGATTGGGGACGCGCAGGGTCTGCGCGCAGCGTGCGCGGCTCTCGCGGGGACCAGCCGCATCGATGTCGTCGCTACCGGCTGCACGCTCGCCGATACGCCAGCCGGGCAGGTGGAGACGATCCTCTGCGCGGATGGTCAGTTGTCGCGCTTTGCGACGCCGCGTCTGCCGATCCGTCCCTACGGCACTGGCGATCTCCTCACCGGCCTGATTGCGGCGCATCTGGCGAAGGGCTTGGCCATGGACGCGGCAGTACGGCTCGCCGTCGACACTATTTTTGCGGTGCTGGTACGCACACAGGATGCCGGCACCGCCGAGATGCGGCTCGTGCCGCTGCCGATACCGGAGCCCAAATCGTAACGAGTCAGGTCGCGCGCTTACTGGCGGATTGCGCCGACTTCTGCGGCTTGGCCGAGCTCTTCTGCTCGCGCGCAGCATGCGCCTTCGCCTTCGATGGCCTGGTGCTGGCCACAGCCCGCGCCTTCTTGGACTTGGTGTTCGCGGCTTCCTTGCGGTCGCTCGCGCCGCCGCGCTTCGAAATGTATTCCTTGCCGTCGATCGGGCCGACATGCGGCGGATCGCGGTCGAGATAGGGCCGGCCGACGCCGAGCGCCTTGCCGTTGGCGTCGACCCATTTCCACAGGATTTCGGTCGAGACCCAGCGCTGCGCGCGATTGTTGCCCTGGGTGCTGACGATGTCGGCCGCCATGCCGTGGCCGTAGCCGCCGCGCGTGCTGCCGCCGTGATAGGAGCGATCGGAGGCGGCTTTCAGGCCGCTCGCGATTGACTGGCGATAGTCGTCGCGGAACGCGCTGGTGATACCGGGCGAAAGGCCGGCGGCTTCGGCGGCGAGCAGCGTGCGGAACAGTTTTCGCTTAAAGCTCTTGTCCATGCCGCCGATGACATAGTCCATCATCGACATGCCGGCGTGCTCGGCCGCCTTCGGGTCCTTCCAGCCGAAATCCTCGTCGACCAGCTTGGTGAAGCTGCGCATCACGGTGACCGTCTTGCCCCTGCGCTTGATGGAGACGGCGCGGCGCTCCTGCACCTTGATGGAGTCTTCCTTGGGCGTGCGCTGGTAGAGCGCCCAGAGATAGCGGTCGATGCAGGCGTCGATGACGAAGCATTCGTCGAGCACGGCGACGGTGTCGGCCGGCGGCGATGCCTTGCTTGGGGCTGGGGTGGGTCCGCCCGTAATTGCCGCGGGCGACGGTTCGTCGGTGGTCACGATCTCGGTGGGATCGGCGGAGGCAATCTTGACCGGCTCGGGCGCCGGTGCAGGCGGAGCCTCGCTGACGACGGGCTCCGGTTCCGGCGAAATCTGCGGTGCGGGCGGCGGTTCCGCCGGCACGATCAGCGCCGGATCAGCCGAAGCGAGCTTGACGGCCGGGGCGGGCTCCTCGGACGCCGCTGGTTCCGCGATTGGTGGGGCGACCGCAGCGGCCGCCGCGATGTCGGCCGTCAGCGCGATACCGTCCTCGAGGGTCGCAGCGTGCGGAACATCGGCGAGCTCGAGACGGATGAGATCTTTCGCACGGGACACCGAGGCCGCATTGGCGCCGCTGTTCTCGATGAGCGCTGGAGCGTAGGCGGAGAGGGAGAGCGCCAGCCAGCCGGCCATCACGGCCGAAGGGCACGCGACAGCCACAAGAAGAGACCGCCGATCGTTCATGATCCCTGCCTCCAAACGGTTCTGTTCAAAACCCGTCTTGTCCGAACAGTCTTGATGCAAACAGTCTTGCACGGAAAGGCATGTAGCGGCGTCGATTGTTCGGGGGACGATGTGGCGGCGCAATGGCGCAAATGGCTTACATTGGGCTTTTCGCCTGGGTGTTGCGCAAGAGCAACGCGAGTTCCATCGCAGTTCGGGTGGGGAAGCACCGGAAAAGGCCCGCAAATTCAAGGTTCTTTGTCGACAAATTGAAGCGGATGGATTTACTCAATCTTGGATTGATCAGGTGCATCTCTCCCGTGCCGGCAACGTCCGGTAGAGTTGGGAAGGACACGATAGTGAAATTGAAATCCACGCTGGCCGCTTTCGCCGCCGATGAGTCCGGCGCCACCGCAATCGAATACGGCTTGATCGCAGCGGGCATCGCGCTGGCCATCATCGAAGTGATTTACGCACTCGGGACCAATCTCGTCGCAAAGCTGCA
The genomic region above belongs to Bradyrhizobium arachidis and contains:
- the pdxY gene encoding pyridoxal kinase; its protein translation is MLVISIQSQVVHGHVGNSAAAYAMQAEGVNVAAVPTTLLSNHPRYPTLRGRVLETELVADLLRGVEERGLVEEAAVLVTGYLGSVGNAAVIADFVERALTRNSKLVYLCDPVIGDDGRVYVADGILDVVRHRLLPAAKTTTPNQFELELLSGIKIGDAQGLRAACAALAGTSRIDVVATGCTLADTPAGQVETILCADGQLSRFATPRLPIRPYGTGDLLTGLIAAHLAKGLAMDAAVRLAVDTIFAVLVRTQDAGTAEMRLVPLPIPEPKS
- a CDS encoding Flp family type IVb pilin; this translates as MKLKSTLAAFAADESGATAIEYGLIAAGIALAIIEVIYALGTNLVAKLQALATALK